The following proteins are encoded in a genomic region of Corylus avellana chromosome ca4, CavTom2PMs-1.0:
- the LOC132179317 gene encoding putative disease resistance protein At3g14460 — protein sequence MFASAIHHIVELPEDNCWSLFAKYAFHNGNSDERLKLEALGIEIVKKCKGLQLAIKAIGALLRLKLNVDEWDKVLRSELWDLPIKETCILPSLRLSYTYLSSDLKRCFAYCSIFPKDYSFKKDKLVLLWMADSLLLQPKNKTMEEVGDDYFHSLVSRSLFQPSNRDEYIMHDLVSDLAKFISKQFALSHEDDCSHEIGSKTRHFSYSWKKIDIKKFKALQRGKTRLRTIVELNFFRDDLFLEYETQYLFPMTRCLRVLILSHCGDIIKLPDSIGKFIHLRYLDLSCTNVKCLPDSICKLCNLQTLNLSNCGYLAALPRDMHKLINLRHLDFAETKIMEMPTNLGKLKCLQTFTRFIVSKHSGSYIEELGKLTNLQGLLPIFELQNVESPMNAKEGSSRDLKHLKELVLEWRVDAINASEVQIMVLDSLRPHSNLKSLAINGYGGKSFPAWVGHASFFHMTSLRLEYCNHCCSLPPLGQLPSLQNLSIVGLDEVVKVGREFYGSGSSSMKPFGTLKVLSFGNMLKWEEWFSFDTEIEGGAFPNLRELEIYECPKLTSGLPVHLPSLTKFKILNCSQLVAPLPRASSQCKLMLQNCNTVVLLNESSTGIHELKTPQFDSLELTIQSCRKLELPTHLDYSFLECLKLDSCDSLRFFRLDLFPKLRHLKISDCGYLESLSVKEKHEQDLLLSLIDIDISGCSNFVYFPEDGLRAPNLKYFWVTNCGSLLSLPDKMYILLPSLETLSIDNCSEVKSFPEGGLPSNLNEIYIDNCDKLFASRMEWDLQKLPSVKKFTIGDKSEEVESFPEARLLPISLSYLRIKGFPNLKYLDSKGLQHLTSLQELHIDNCPMLECMPEDGLPASLFTLNIILCPLLEKEWQSREGKEWHKIAHIQHKWIDFKLIG from the coding sequence ATGTTCGCTAGTGCAATTCATCATATAGTAGAGTTGCCCGAAGATAATTGTTGGTCACTATTTGCAAAATATGCATTTCATAATGGTAATTCTGATGAACGTCTAAAGCTAGAGGCACTAGGAATCGAGATTGTTAAAAAGTGCAAAGGTCTACAGTTAGCAATCAAGGCTATTGGGGCTCTCTTGCGGTTGAAATTAAATGTTGATGAATGGGATAAGGTCTTAAGAAGTGAATTATGGGATTTACCAATTAAGGAGACATGCATCCTTCCTTCTTTAAGATTAAGTTATACCTATCTTTCGTCAGATCTAAAGCGATGCTTTGCATATTGTTCCATATTCCCAAAGGAttattcctttaaaaaagacaaattagtTTTATTATGGATGGCAGACAGTCTCTTGCTgcaacccaaaaacaaaacaatggaagAAGTTGGTGATGATTACTTCCATTCTCTTGTATCGAGATCCTTATTCCAACCATCCAATCGCGATGAATATATAATGCATGATCTTGTAAGCGATTTGgcaaaatttatatctaaacaaTTTGCTTTAAGCCATGAAGATGACTGTTCTCATGAAATTGGAAGCAAGACTCGCCATTTTTCGTATTCTtggaaaaaaattgatattaagAAGTTTAAGGCCCTTCAAAGGGGTAAGACGAGGTTACGAACTATCGTAGAATTAAATTTCTTTAGGGACGATTTGTTCCTCGAGTATGAAACCCAATATTTATTTCCAATGACAAGATGCCTACGAGTGCTCATTCTATCTCATTGTGGGGACATAATTAAGTTGCCAGATTCAATTGGTAAATTTATACATCTACGTTATTTGGACCTTTCTTGCACTAATGTTAAATGTTTGCCTGATTCCATATGTAAGTTGTGCAATTTGCAAACattgaatttatcaaattgTGGGTACCTTGCTGCCTTGCCGAGAGATATGCATAAACTCATTAATTTGCGTCATCTTGATTTTGCTGAAACTAAGATAATGGAGATGCCGACAAATCTGGGTAAACTAAAATGTCTTCAAACGTTTACTAGATTTATTGTCAGCAAACACAGTGGATCTTACATTGAAGAGCTAGGGAAACTCACAAATCTTCAGGGATTGCTTCCTATTTTTGAGCTCCAAAATGTTGAATCTCCTATGAATGCCAAGGAAGGAAGCTCGAGGGATTTGAAGCACCTTAAGGAGTTGGTATTGGAGTGGAGAGTTGATGCTATTAATGCTTCGGAAGTTCAAATAATGGTACTTGATAGTCTTCGGCCCCATTCAAACTTGAAAAGCCTCGCCATTAACGGCTATGGTGGTAAAAGTTTTCCAGCCTGGGTAGGGCATGCTTCATTCTTTCATATGACATCTCTTCGTCTAGAATATTGTAACCACTGTTGCAGCTTGCCACCGCTTGGGCAACTGCCATCTCTACAGAACCTCTCTATTGTTGGGTTGGATGAAGTTGTGAAAGTGGGCCGTGAGTTTTATGGAAGTGGATCTTCTTCAATGAAGCCATTTGGAACCTTGAAAGTTCTAAGTTTCGGGAATATGTTGAAGTGGGAGGAATGGTTTTCTTTTGACACTGAAATTGAAGGTGGAGCATTTCCTAATCTTAGAGAGCTTGAAATTTATGAATGCCCTAAGCTAACAAGCGGGTTGCCTgtccatcttccttctttaacCAAATTTAAGATTCTTAATTGTTCACAACTGGTGGCTCCACTCCCTAGAGCTTCTTCTCAGTGTAAACTGATGCTCCAAAATTGCAATACAGTGGTTTTATTAAATGAATCATCGACTGGAATACATGAGCTCAAAACTCCACAATTTGATTCATTAGAGCTTACCATCCAAAGCTGTAGAAAGTTAGAGCTCCCAACACACCTAGACTATTCGTTTCTTGAATGTTTGAAGTTGGACAGTTGTGATTCTCTCAGGTTCTTTCGATTAGATTTATTTCCAAAGCTTCGTCATTTGAAAATAAGTGATTGTGGGTATCTAGAATCTCTTTCGGTTAAAGAAAAGCATGAACAAGATCTACTTCTCTCATTGATAGACATAGACATCAGTGGATGCTCTAATTTTGTTTACTTTCCGGAAGATGGATTGCGTGCCCCCAACCTTAAATATTTTTGGGTCACTAATTGTGGAAGTCTGCTGTCACTACCTGACAAGATGTACATACTTCTTCCGTCTCTTGAGACTTTGTCTATAGATAATTGTTCAGAAGTTAAGTCGTTTCCCGAAGGGGGCTTGCCTTccaatttgaatgaaatttaCATCGACAATTGTGACAAACTCTTTGCAAGCCGGATGGAGTGGGATTTACAAAAACTCCCGTCTGTTAAAAAATTCACAATTGGGGATAAATCTGAAGAAGTGGAGTCCTTTCCAGAGGCGAGGCTGCTGCCTATCAGTCTTTCCTATCTTCGCATCAAAGgctttccaaatttgaaatatttggacAGTAAAGGGCTTCAACACCTCACCTCTCTTCAAGAATTGCATATTGATAACTGCCCTATGCTTGAGTGCATGCCAGAAGACGGGCTTCCTGCTTCCCTTTTTactctaaatataattttgtgtcCTTTGTTGGAGAAAGAGTGGCAAAgtagagaaggaaaagaatggcACAAGATTGCTCACATCCAGCACAAGTGGATTGATTTCAAACTAATTGGTTGA